In the Salvia miltiorrhiza cultivar Shanhuang (shh) chromosome 8, IMPLAD_Smil_shh, whole genome shotgun sequence genome, TCCCGCCGATGCGTGATTTTGGGAGGGAAAAAACGAGGCTTTATATAACACCCATTCACCAACGCCGCTTGACATTCTTCCCGATTCATCTGCTGAGAGCTGTGGGGAAAAAATTGCAGTCGATTCAAGAGTCACGCTACTGGTGCGAAAATGAGTTCGCCACATCAAGGTTCGTTCATCATGTGTTGTTATCATCTTCTAATCGATATGGTTCGTCTCATAGTTTTTTACACATACATAAATGATAGATGTCATCTGAAGATACCACGAAGTGCATATATTTGTCGGCTTGTTCTTTATTTTCTTCTGTTAGCTAAGTCCTGAAATAGCTTAGTGATTGTTGAATCTGATTATTGTGTATAGGCTCATGTGTGAAATCTGATAATGGTGTATAAACTTTATATCAATTTACATATGTTTGGAATGGGCTTGCTGCTTTGCTGTGATTGAATGTGGGATGTGTGTCGTTTGTGTTTAAAACAGGGAGCAGTGAGGCGGTTCGTACCCGTGTGAACAAAACGGATAAGACTCGCCGGACTTGGACCAGTAAAGAGGAGGAGACTCTCATTAGCTCACTGAAGGAATTGGTTGCTCAAGGCTGGAAGTCTGATAATGGCTTCAGAGGGGGCTATTTGAATAAGCTAGAGAACGCGATGAGGAGCGTGTTCCCCAACACGGACTTGAAAGGCGTTCCACACATTAATTCAAAGATATGCGCTTGGAAGAAAAACTACAACAGCCTGTTGTTGATCCTGAAAGTCACCGGTATTGGATTCAATGTGCACGGGGATCACACGATAGATGTGACTAACGAAGAGtgggtgcaaattgtgaaggtcAGTATTTATGCTTTCATTACGTGGATTTGTTGCTGTAAAATTAGAACTCATTGTTGATATATATGCAGCGCGATTCGAATGCGACACATATGAGGTACAAGTCGTGGCCTATGCTTGATGCATGGAAGGAAGTGTTCGGTAAGGACCGCGCAACGGGTGACAACGCTGAGGACCTGATGGATGCTGTCACCGATATGTTTCGCTGCAACAATACGGTGCAGAACACTCCTGTCGGTGACTATCACGTTGAGCTTGAAGACGTGCTGGAGAACGAGGATGTTGATGAGAACACTAGTCAATTCAAAAAGAGTGAAGGGACTACAAGTGGAGCTAAGAAGAAGCGTAAAGAGAGAGATGATTCAGGGAATGTGTACGAGCTTTTACGCGAGATGAGCCGAACCACTAAACAAAGCTTGGAGTCATTGGGAAATCGTGTCGGTTATGAAGTTGACCTCGGGCAAGCAAGGAAGGAAGTGTTTGAGCAGGTCAGCAAAATCCCGGGGCTAACACTTGAAGAAACATTTGACGTGACTGAGCTAATTGCTTATAAGACGGAGCGACTGGAGATCTTCATGAGCCTACCACCCGATGCACGCCTTGCATATGCGATGCGCATCTTGCAGGGGAAGAGTAAATGAAATCGAACCAAATGAAAATGGCTTTTGTGCTGCTGCTATTTTGTATATAATGTTGATGTGGGATGTCGTTTCTCATACAACTATATGATGCATATATAAGGTTATTAGCTACTAGTGTTGGTGAAATTTGTATCTTGTTCATATTTTGTTGGCTTATAGGACATGACAGCCTTAATGATGCTTCATTGTTATTAGCTACTAGTGTTGGTGAAATTTGTATCTTGTTCATATTTTGTTGGCTTATAGGACATGACAGCCTTAATGATGCTTCATTGTTATTAGCTACTAGTGTTGGTGAAATTTGTATCTTGTTCATATTTTGTTGGCTTATAGGACATGACAGCCTTAATGATGCTTCATTGTGGATATGGTACATTTATAGATaatatatttacatattttcCTTTCTAATGATATTGTGTTCTATCTAATGGAGAGTGCCTTCATTTGGGTGTATCCTGTTATTTTTGTGGTGTTTTTTGTGAAATAAGTTTCGGTTGAGTATTGAGGCTCCATTTAGAGCATATGCTAATTATTTCAATCTCTTGGAGCTCAATAGTTGTGTATTAATAAGTTTCTCTTGTAGAAAGAATTTGTAGTATAGGCTATACTTTGCATACGAAAAATCAGAACAACAAAAGACAGAACACATACTTTTATATATACAGATTCAAAAGTTACTTCATTTGCCGTTTTTTCATGGAAATAGTGATTGTTAGGTACTGCAAAGTTGATACATGATATATAACAAAGGATATAAGACAAAAGGTAGCTAGCACGGATTCAATTTTAGGCGCAGAATATCAATAGTGAAGTCGCCGCTGCTACGAAGCCAAAAGAAGTTACCGTTCGTAGAGCTATTTAAAAGGGCTGTGTGAGGCACCTGAGCTCTCTGCAATGGGCGGTGGCTGGGCATCATCATCGTCGGATACGCTCCGGGAAGCATTTCCTTTATCTTCAAACACCGGCGACGTAACCTCCTCATCGGACGAGAGCTGTATGATATAAACCGAGTCACTGATGTTGATAACCTCTCTGATTGGCTCGTGCTTGATGTCATTTAGCCCAAACACCGCACACATTTTATAGTACTCCGGCTCCCCTTGGTGATAGTAAGCCCGTGCCAAGTCATTTGCCTTCATTCGTGATAGAATTATACGTGATTAGCATAATAAAACCCAAATATTATGAATACAAACGTGTAATATACCAACCTGAAAAACCCGCTCCCATACTCTATCAAGGGCTGTGATTACGTTGGTCTCCCGGCACCAACGTGTTTCTGGCATCTTCATTATGGATCTGAAGGTTTTATAGCGATTGTGTAAGACACTGAGCCGCATTTCGATGTCAAGCAGCCGTAGGTTGGTGCCGAATTTGCCATTAATGTCTCCGAGTGCCATAAGGCGTGCATGTGGTGATTGGTATGCAGTTCCCTCTGCGcaaatataatctaaattagCAGATACAAAATTCCAAAAATCATTGAGAAAAAAAGCACCAAAACCAGAAAGATAATTACCAACGATGTCAGTTGTTTTTTCGACGACCAGAATGCTCCGAAGGAGCACGGCGTCCTTCTCCTTGTTCCATTTTTCGTTATAGAAAAAACGAGCTTGATCCGGAATGTTGTCGAAGTTCTCCATCTTATGTGCTATAAGCTTTCAAGAGGTTATGTTGTGTATTTCCTTCTACTCAATATGCAGACATTTATAGAGGCAAATATAATTTAAAGTAATCAGAGTGGATGGTGGTTGGCCCATCAAATAGGAATTAATTAGACATTTCACTGTTGGTGATTATTGTTCAGTATGCATACGTAATTTCACACAATCTCGCAGAGGTTAATTGCATCTCAACTTCCAATTTGAAGATCAGTGTGTGTGGCATTTATTTTAGCCTCTGCCTTGCATCTAACAAAATCAGGCGCATTTACACCTTCTATTAGATATAATGATGCTAATTCcatttaaacaaatataaaatgGTACTCAGATcaatcaacaaaaatataaaagttccATTTAAACAAAGGCactaataaattcataattgcCCAGATGCAGCTAACCAAGTTCACAtagccaagaaaaaaaaaaggagctAACATAGTGCTCCCATGAGTCAACAATAAAACCCAAGTTCACACAGCCATCAACAAAAAAAGGAGCTAACATACAAAATAGTCAATCCCAAATGAGTCTTAGAGGAGCTTCCCAAATAGCATGCCAAGTACAAACACGCAAATAGACCCTATTCTAACGTAACTATGACTGTCGGTAGTAGCGGTCACAGAAGCACTGCCTTGCATGCCCTCGATCACCGGCGGGGCTACTCGACCAACAGATGATGTCGCGGTTTGCTCAATATACGTGTTTTGTTGAGATGAGCTCCCCTGATTCAGGCTTGAGTACACATTGCCTCGCGCGTGCAGCTGGAATTCGTCAAACCAGAAAAAACCATTCAGATGGTTCTCAAAAGTGGGGCACTTGTAGTAGTAACGCCCTGCATTATGTGCTTTATATCCAGCACGTAGAAGTAACATCCTTCTCCCACAGCTACAATCTGGGTTTGGGTACCAGCCTAAACTATATGGCTCCATCCCAGCTACAAACACAAACAAATGCACTGATCATTCTAATAAATTCATTAGAAACAGAAGAAAAAAATACACATTGGGTATATTGAACATTCTAGCCATCATGAGGGTACATCGAAGgaaaaattaattcataaataaaaaacgTGGAGAAAAAAACATATAACAGCAAGAACACATATTCGTGGCAAACCTTAATGTTGCAAAAGATATTGCTGCCACATACTTTGCGCAATGGCATCCCTATTTGCTGTCCATTCGGCACTAGGTTCGACGGTATCAACATGGTCATCGTGGGCAGGCTCTCCAAACTCATTTTCAGTGGGCAAGTTATCAAAGGCTTGCTCGATAGGGTCAACAGCCATTTCCGATCTAATGAAGTTGTTTAGTATAAAACAGGCCATTATGAGCCTAATTTGAACCTTAATGGGGTAATAAGTGGTACTCCGTAATACCCCCCACCTCATCTTCATTACCCCAAATGCCCGTTCTATAACATTACGTGCACGCGTGTGTCGAAAGTTGAATAATTCCTCCTTATTTTGTGGCCGAGCGGCTTCCCACTCCTTTAGATGGTACCTAACACCTTTGTAGGGTGCTAAAAAACCTTCTGAGTTGGCGTATCCATTATCGACCAAATAATAGGAACCTACATCAtttcaacaacaaaaaaaatttaaacattaGCAACTACACATACTTGGCAGATTATAATGTAATAAGATCTCTATTTCAGAAATTTCAGTTCATTAACTAATACTTACCCCTCGGAACTTTCAGGCCATTAACTCGGTTAACGGCATCACGCAGAATTCTGGAATCGGCAGCCGAGCCCTCCCAGCCAGGCAGGACATACACAAATTTCATGTCTTGGTCACAAACGGCAAGGACATTAGTTGAAATCTGGCCCTTCCGTGTTCTATATCTCGGTTTATCACTGTTTGATACCATCACGTTTATATACGTTCCGTCTAAGGCACCAAGGCAATCCTATAACAACAACCAACACATGAGGAAGGCATGAATTAGCAACAAACATGACATGGCATTACAAATCATGTATTTAGTAAGAAACTATACCTTGAACCACTTCCATCTCGCGTCGGTTGAATCAGCAGCAATTGGAGTTGGTTTGACGAGCAAAATGACATGTAAGCTTAGAATTGCCCTTAACACGACGTGTATGTAATGTGAAACCGTCTGACCAGACCTCCAGAAGTCAAACTTAACGACCCTATTCTTTTTATGATGCGCGAGTACAGAAAGGAACATCGCGACTTGTTCCTCAACGGTCACAAACCTACTGTCCTTAAGACCCCCCAACATCCTCAATAACTGGCACAATCGGCCAAACGTACTTCGGTCCATTCGAAGGTTTAATATGCAGTCCATATCACTAAACCCGATAATTCTATTCAAGTGGTTTGTTTGTTGTGGTATTCTATGAATCATGCCGTAGGGTTCTATCAATTGTGTACGCTTGCGCTTTCGTTTTTTTGATTTCTCAAGGAAGTCAACAACAATAACCATAACCATAAGTTGCTCAAGTAAAATTTCAGCAACTGCCAAGCATACATATGCATTCCTTTTCCTCATTTTCTGTAAAGAATCTAATTTCACCAAAATGAAACACAAGTTATTTGGCACTGACACGATCAGGGCGACTGCACTAACAATCTATTATGTTAGGCATGCTCATACAACACATTACAACTGCCATAAACAACACAACTAAACTCAAATATTTACAGAAGGTCATAGCTCAACAAAGCACCACAAAAAACAAGAGCACAACAACCACTATGCAACCGTATCTACAAGCAATCGAATCAAAAACAACAATTCCACCACACATACAGAGGACTCACATATAATACAAGGAAGAAAGCATAGATTTTTTAAGACATGCAGCAAAAAGTgcactcacgccctgcatataacTTGTAGAAAATCGAAAAAGAAGAGCTATTCCAAATTGGTGCTTACCCATTTCTCCAAGCCCTAGTTTGCTGGGTTTTCCAAAAAAATTCACACGCAATTCAGGACAGCCACAAATCACGAAATACCTATATGCGAGTAACCCATAATCAGATGGTGCATTGAGTTCACAAAACAAGATAGCAATGGTGGTGATATATAAAAGCGCgagaaaaaaaataagcaaAAGTCTGCCCCTATACGAAAATAGCCATATATGTGAAGCAAGACACACCTATAACCGACGAAATCTCCGATTACTGGCCGAATAATCTACCGTTGTAGCGGGAGCACTTCTTCGCCTTTGAAGTTTTCAGCAAATCTCCGAAAAAAATGGCGGCGAATGAAGAAGTTTGGATCTTTTCAATTGGAAAGAATGGGCAATTTGgggaaaataaaatttgaaagttTCGACTGTAGCAGCCCAGCTTCGTAAACTGGGCTCCCCCCTCTCTTACAATTTCCTAGTGTAACAGTGGATTTCTGCCCGGGCCAAGCCTGACTGACGGGCCTCCCATCAAATATTACTTAAATTTCAAACGCCTAGTAAAGGTTAAAACATGCCATAAACAGCCCttaacaattaaatcaaacaCGCAGTGATCCGCAGGCTCAAGTTGCTACCAATTGAtgcatataaattaaaaatatactccctccgtcccatgaagcatgacacagtttttttcggcacggaaattaagaaattgatattttgtgtgttaagtgtggtaggtgaaaaagtgaaaatatgaataaaggataaatttttgttatttttagaaacgtgtcatgcttcataggacaaaccaaaaagaaaactgtgtcatgcttcgtgggacggagggagtaataaaagaTTGCATTTTATAATATACTTCATATACCATCTAGTTTACAACTTTGCATATACTTGTAAATAGTGggtttatatattttattaagttaatataaaattatactccactCGTTCTCcacataacttttttttttaccatcTCTTAACTTTCTATCCATTTTGAAATACtactccaccactaataatattttaaattttctttttctttcttttactttttactATTcgcaatattaattatattattttttcaccactttcaatattaattataacacttttaatCACTTCTAATATAATCAATAATTTTATCTTAAAATCCGTGCTTCTCTTTCTTAAtaagttatttgagggacgaAGAAAGTATTTTTTATCCGTAAAAGACATTGGACGTTGGCTAGAAAGCAGGTCGAAGCCTAGCAATTAAGTGTAATTAAATTAAGTACTCCAAATATGACTAGTGactacaaataaaaatatataaaaatattacgaACTCACATTTaccataaaagaaataaaaaagttgCCCAGGTATAAAAGTAGAGAGATAAAGTACgtaattgtttttcctttttccttaACTACTATACGAAGTAAAATTGTTAGGTTTAAAGCATTCCTTTCATGCTCTTGGAATAtattaattaagtatataagTATTTATTATCTACTCATTCACAACTGTGTTAATTAATATAGTGAAAAAAGTTAGAACTATATTTAATACAGCTAATTAGCATCTGACAAAGCCAAAATAATACTAGACCGTcacttaaaattattatttctactcgcctcaaaaaaaaaattattattatttctactGTTCTAATATCCCAAATAATCTAATACTCGTGAAATTTGATGATTTCAATTTCAGATTTGTGTAAAACTTTATCTGGTATTCCTTGAGTGAAAAATTCTTTTAGACAAATATATCAATTGTAAATTGATTGAACCAAAAATAGAtcatatcatattttttttttgaaaagaataGACGGGCGTTGTATTACTCAAGATCGAAAAGAGTAATAGTCGAAAATTAGATAGAGAAATTCGATTTCCAAATCATTACATCTTGATAAGATAACACATATTACGGGCCTGGTTGAACGCCTCCAACAAGCCGTCACACAAAGAGTCCGATTAGTTAGAAAAGTTATTAGAAATGTATATTACTCccatgttaatatgttatta is a window encoding:
- the LOC131000240 gene encoding uncharacterized protein LOC131000240, producing the protein MAGMEPYSLGWYPNPDCSCGRRMLLLRAGYKAHNAGRYYYKCPTFENHLNGFFWFDEFQLHARGNVYSSLNQGSSSQQNTYIEQTATSSVGRVAPPVIEGMQGSASVTATTDSHSYVRIGSICVFVLGMLFGKLL
- the LOC131000236 gene encoding uncharacterized protein LOC131000236 is translated as MSSPHQGSSEAVRTRVNKTDKTRRTWTSKEEETLISSLKELVAQGWKSDNGFRGGYLNKLENAMRSVFPNTDLKGVPHINSKICAWKKNYNSLLLILKVTGIGFNVHGDHTIDVTNEEWVQIVKRDSNATHMRYKSWPMLDAWKEVFGKDRATGDNAEDLMDAVTDMFRCNNTVQNTPVGDYHVELEDVLENEDVDENTSQFKKSEGTTSGAKKKRKERDDSGNVYELLREMSRTTKQSLESLGNRVGYEVDLGQARKEVFEQVSKIPGLTLEETFDVTELIAYKTERLEIFMSLPPDARLAYAMRILQGKSK